A single region of the Ochotona princeps isolate mOchPri1 chromosome 10, mOchPri1.hap1, whole genome shotgun sequence genome encodes:
- the GNG4 gene encoding guanine nucleotide-binding protein G(I)/G(S)/G(O) subunit gamma-4 produces MKEGMSNNSTTSISQARKAVEQLKMEACMDRVKVSQAAADLMAYCEAHVREDPLISPVPASENPFREKKFFCVIL; encoded by the exons ATGAAAGAAGGCATGTCCAATAACAGCACCACTAGCATCTCCCAAGCCAGGAAAGCCGTGGAGCAGCTGAAGATGGAGGCCTGTATGGACAGGGTGAAG GTCTCACAGGCGGCCGCGGACCTCATGGCGTACTGTGAAGCCCACGTCCGGGAAGACCCTCTCATCAGTCCAGTGCCTGCATCTGAAAACCCTTTCCGCGAGAAGAAGTTCTTTTGTGTCATTCTCTGA